Genomic window (Actinomycetota bacterium):
ATCGGTGGCGTCGACCGCTACTTCCAGATCGCCCGCTGCCTGCGCGACGAGGACCTACGTGCCGATCGGCAGTTCGAGTTCATGCAGCTCGACGCGGAGATGGCGTTCGCCGACCAGGACGACGTGCTCGCGGCCATCACCCGGGCGGTGCTGGCGGCCGCGGAGGCTGCCACCGGGGTGCGGGTCGGCGACGTGCCAAGCATGACCTGGGACGAAGCCCAGGAGCGCTTCGGCACCGACAAGCCCGACGTGCGTTTCGGGATCGAGCTGGTCGAAGTCACCGACGTGTTCGCGGCGACCGAGTTCAATGCCTTCAAGGGCAAGGTCGTGAAGGGGATCTGCGTGCCGGGCCAGGGTGAGCTCGGGCGCGCCGCGCTCGATCGGCTGACCGATCGGGCGAAGCAGCTCGGCGCGAGCGGACTGGTCTGGCTCAAGGTCGACGACGAGGCTCCGCTCACCGGGCCGGTCGCGAAGTTCGTCGGCGAGACCGAGCAGAAGGCGCTCGTCGTGGCGTTGGGTGCCGGCGCCGGCGACCTCCTGCTGCTCGTGGCCGACGGCGATCGCATGCTCGTCAACCGCGTGCTCGGCGCGCTGCGGCTCGACCGCGGGCGCCGCCTGCACTTCGTCTGGGTCACCGAGTTCCCGTTGTTCGAGGCGATCGGTGCCGACGGACGTCCCGTGCCGGCCCACCACCCGTTCACGATGCCGCACCCCGACGATCTCGACCGCCTCGACGCGAGCGGCGACGATCTCCTCGCGGTGCGGTCGCAGGCGTACGACCTCGTGCTGAACGGCTGGGAGCTGGGCTCGGGCAGCGTCCGGATCCACCGGTCCGACATCCAGGCGCGGATCTTCGCGCTGCTCGGCATCAGCCCCGAGGACGCGCAGGCGCGTTTCGGCTTCCTGCTCGACGCATTCCGCTTCGGTGCGCCGCCGCACGCGGGGTTCGCGTTCGGCATCGACCGGCTGGCGGCCCTCCTCGCGGGCGAGGAGAACATCCGCGAGATCATCGCGTTCCCGAAGACGCAATCGGGCGCCGACCCGCTGACCAACGCGCCGACTCCGGTCGACGAAGCCCAGCTGCGCGAGCTGGGCCTGCGGGTGCTTCCACGTCCGTCGTGACCGACGCGGTCTTCCATCTCGACGGCGAGCGCCACGTCCCAACCGAGCTGGCGCGAGGGCCGTGGGACCCCGGCGCGCAGCACGGAGGCGCGGCGGCCGCCATCCTCGGCCGAGCCATCGAGCGCTTTCAGCCCGAGTTCGGGCTCGCCGTCACCCGCATCACGTTCGAGCTGCTGCGGCCGGTTCCCCTCGCACCCCTCGTCGTCACCACCGCGATGACCCGTCCCGGCAAGCGGGTGCAGCTGGTGACCGCCTCGCTGCGGGCGGACGACGTCGAGTTCGTGCGCGCCACCGCGCTACGCGTGTTGCCGGTCCCGAGCGACATCCCCGACGACATCGACGGGCCCGACCGACGCCTGCCCGACCCGGGCGCCACGGCTCCCGCCGGGCAACTGATCGCGCAGGAACGGCCGACGAACTTCAGTGACGCGTTCGAGCTGCGACTGGTCGACGGACGGCCGTTCGACACGCCGGGCCCCGCCAGGATGTGGTTTCGGCTGCGGGTGCCGGTGGTGGGCGGCGAGGAGCCGTCGCCGCTGCAGCGGGTGCTCGTC
Coding sequences:
- the aspS gene encoding aspartate--tRNA ligase, whose translation is MRTDYCGALRSTDVGRRVVVCGWVASRREHGEHLAFVDVRDHTGSVQCVVDGAHDLRAEFVVRVSGTLRARPEGTVNLELPTGEVEVGDCAVEVLSRAEPPPFPISDRIDADENLRLRHRYLDLRRPRMQHNLRLRATVNSAIRRSMEEQGFVEVETPMLIASTPEGARDFIVPSRLQLGSFYALPQSPQLFKQLLMIGGVDRYFQIARCLRDEDLRADRQFEFMQLDAEMAFADQDDVLAAITRAVLAAAEAATGVRVGDVPSMTWDEAQERFGTDKPDVRFGIELVEVTDVFAATEFNAFKGKVVKGICVPGQGELGRAALDRLTDRAKQLGASGLVWLKVDDEAPLTGPVAKFVGETEQKALVVALGAGAGDLLLLVADGDRMLVNRVLGALRLDRGRRLHFVWVTEFPLFEAIGADGRPVPAHHPFTMPHPDDLDRLDASGDDLLAVRSQAYDLVLNGWELGSGSVRIHRSDIQARIFALLGISPEDAQARFGFLLDAFRFGAPPHAGFAFGIDRLAALLAGEENIREIIAFPKTQSGADPLTNAPTPVDEAQLRELGLRVLPRPS
- a CDS encoding thioesterase family protein, which gives rise to MTDAVFHLDGERHVPTELARGPWDPGAQHGGAAAAILGRAIERFQPEFGLAVTRITFELLRPVPLAPLVVTTAMTRPGKRVQLVTASLRADDVEFVRATALRVLPVPSDIPDDIDGPDRRLPDPGATAPAGQLIAQERPTNFSDAFELRLVDGRPFDTPGPARMWFRLRVPVVGGEEPSPLQRVLVAADFGNGISSVLDYERFVFINPDLTVYVRRPPVGVWVGLDAASWLEPGAGGYAESALYDERGRIGRALQALYVAPR